The Dreissena polymorpha isolate Duluth1 chromosome 10, UMN_Dpol_1.0, whole genome shotgun sequence genome includes a region encoding these proteins:
- the LOC127849139 gene encoding uncharacterized protein DDB_G0287625-like, whose product MDVERISRSIPKQVMLPRYFMCCEYGDEAVGCSFNCCPDPKLYDNNNPSDNNTPDAHNNPDPCNNPFVRKTPGIHNNPGAHNNQGTHNNTGALNNPGTHQNPDTNNNPGTYSNPSPHYNPGAQNNPGTNNNPGTNNNPGIYHNPCNHNNPGTHNNTGAHNNPSTRNNSGAHNNQDDNNNPDIHNNPGTHNNPGTQNNPGTNNNPSNHNNPGTHNNPGTNNNPGTHNNPGTHNNPCTHNNLGTHNNPGTHHNPGEARQSPIK is encoded by the exons ATGGACGTAGAAAGGATTTCAAGATCAATACCTAAACAAGTTATGTTGCCGCGATACTTTATGT GTTGCGAGTATGGCGATGAGGCAGTAGGATGCTCGTTCAACTGTTGTCCTGATCCAAAACTTT ACGACAACAACAACCCAAGCGACAACAACACCCCAGACGCCCACAACAACCCAGACCCCTGCAACAACCCATTCGTCCGCAAAACCCCTGGTATCCACAACAACCCAGGCGCCCACAACAACCAAGGTACCCACAATAACACAGGCGCCCTCAACAACCCCGGCACCCACCAAAACCCAGACACCAACAACAACCCAGGCACATACAGCAACCCAAGCCCCCACTACAACCCAGGCGCCCAAAACAACCCAGGCACCAACAACAACCCAGGCACAAACAACAACCCAGGCATCTACCACAACCCATGCAACCACAACAACCCAGGCACCCACAACAACACAGGCGCCCACAACAACCCAAGCACCCGCAACAACTCAGGCGCCCACAACAACCAAGACGACAACAACAACCCAGACATCCACAACAACCCAGGCACCCACAACAACCCAGGCACCCAAAACAACCCAGGCACCAACAACAACCCAAGCAACCACAACAACCCAGGCACCCACAACAACCCAGGCACCAACAACAACCCAGGCACCCACAACAACCCAGGCACCCACAACAATCCATGCACCCACAACAACCTAGGCACCCACAACAACCCAGGCACCCACCACAACCCAGGCGAGGCAAGGCAGTCGCCTATCAAATGA